The uncultured Desulfobulbus sp. genome window below encodes:
- a CDS encoding CBS domain-containing protein: MLKARDIMTKDVITVTPQTTVRELASLLLEKKISGAPVVDEADKVVGVVTESDLIFQNKKVHLPTAVAILDAFVFLESTEKTEKEIKKMAGYKVGDICSQALVSVTPETELDELATLMAEKKIHTLPVLEEEQLVGIIGKSDIIRTIAQGN; this comes from the coding sequence ATGCTAAAAGCACGCGATATCATGACCAAAGACGTTATCACTGTGACCCCACAGACAACTGTACGCGAGTTAGCCAGCCTGCTCCTTGAAAAAAAGATCAGCGGCGCTCCGGTTGTGGATGAGGCCGACAAAGTGGTTGGCGTGGTCACAGAGAGTGACCTCATCTTTCAGAATAAAAAGGTGCACCTGCCCACAGCCGTGGCTATTTTGGATGCCTTTGTCTTTTTGGAGTCTACGGAGAAGACAGAGAAGGAGATAAAGAAGATGGCTGGCTACAAGGTTGGCGATATCTGCTCACAGGCTCTGGTGAGCGTGACTCCTGAAACAGAACTCGACGAACTGGCTACCTTAATGGCAGAAAAAAAGATCCACACCCTCCCGGTCCTTGAAGAGGAGCAGCTCGTAGGGATCATTGGTAAGTCGGATATCATTCGAACTATTGCCCAGGGGAACTAA
- a CDS encoding NAD(P)H-hydrate dehydratase, with amino-acid sequence MQLALAAQMRELDRQTIEEIGIPGMVLMENAGRGTVDFMQQHHGSVAGKTVCIFAGPGNNGGDGLVIARTVHGLGAFPFVFFLLNPEKLRGDAAENFSIYKQLRLPYQVLDFSEKMLNLADTILTLNRMHPMHSLVDSIFGTGLEREISGHFSDVINCINHLGKSHQMPLVSVDIPSGLHADTGAVLGISVHADLTVTYGLPKPGHYHNGGFGVGCLERVDIGIPTKVVEAMHLQGEVLDVNTANLLQSRRKEAHKGSNGHLLILAGSEGKTGAALLSAQGALRIGTGLVSCGVPKDLNPIFETALAEAMSVVLPASEKALSHEDFPLINELMQDKDALVIGPGIGTDKSTAELVLQLYCDSPLPLVIDADGLNILAAHRDCIRLATGPRIFTPHPGEMARLLDMSIGEIQANRLQAAQWLEEASDCPPLITVLKGAGTVISSNDGHYALNTSGNPGMGTGGMGDVLAGIIGGLLAQRYVPWEAATLGVYLHGLAADFLAQNEPYGYTATEVAQALPRVLGSLMNNKSKEHLC; translated from the coding sequence ATGCAACTGGCCCTGGCTGCTCAAATGCGTGAGCTTGATCGTCAAACAATCGAAGAAATAGGCATCCCCGGCATGGTCCTCATGGAAAATGCGGGACGTGGCACAGTGGACTTCATGCAACAACACCATGGTTCGGTGGCGGGCAAAACTGTCTGCATCTTTGCAGGGCCTGGGAATAATGGTGGAGATGGGCTGGTCATTGCCCGCACGGTTCATGGACTTGGCGCCTTTCCCTTTGTTTTTTTTCTGCTCAATCCTGAAAAACTCCGGGGAGATGCAGCTGAGAACTTTTCTATTTACAAACAGCTCCGTCTGCCCTATCAGGTTCTCGATTTTTCAGAAAAAATGCTCAATCTGGCCGATACGATCCTGACGCTGAACCGAATGCACCCCATGCACTCTTTGGTGGATTCCATTTTTGGTACAGGGCTTGAGCGCGAGATAAGCGGCCATTTTTCTGATGTGATCAACTGTATCAACCACCTGGGAAAAAGCCACCAGATGCCCCTGGTCAGTGTGGATATTCCCTCTGGCCTTCATGCCGATACCGGGGCTGTTTTGGGGATATCGGTGCATGCCGACCTTACCGTCACCTACGGCCTACCCAAACCCGGCCATTATCATAATGGTGGGTTTGGCGTCGGGTGCCTGGAGCGGGTGGATATCGGTATCCCAACCAAGGTAGTCGAGGCCATGCATCTTCAAGGGGAAGTCCTTGATGTGAACACAGCAAACCTGCTGCAATCACGACGTAAAGAGGCCCACAAAGGCTCAAACGGACATCTCTTGATCCTTGCAGGTTCCGAGGGTAAAACAGGGGCTGCACTTTTAAGTGCCCAGGGAGCGCTTCGAATCGGCACAGGGCTGGTCAGCTGCGGTGTCCCTAAAGATCTCAATCCAATCTTTGAAACTGCACTTGCCGAAGCGATGAGTGTTGTCCTTCCAGCCTCGGAAAAAGCTCTCTCCCACGAGGATTTCCCCCTCATCAACGAACTGATGCAGGACAAAGACGCTCTGGTCATCGGCCCGGGAATTGGTACTGACAAGTCTACAGCGGAGCTGGTACTGCAACTCTACTGTGACTCGCCCTTGCCCCTGGTTATAGATGCCGATGGGCTCAATATTCTGGCTGCTCATCGGGACTGCATTCGCCTGGCAACAGGGCCACGCATCTTCACCCCACACCCGGGCGAAATGGCCCGGCTGCTGGATATGTCCATTGGAGAGATCCAGGCCAATCGCCTGCAGGCGGCGCAGTGGCTGGAAGAAGCCAGCGATTGTCCGCCTCTGATCACCGTACTCAAAGGCGCAGGTACGGTGATTAGCAGCAATGATGGCCACTATGCGCTGAACACCAGTGGCAACCCCGGCATGGGGACCGGAGGGATGGGCGATGTACTTGCCGGAATAATCGGTGGTCTTCTCGCACAGAGATACGTTCCCTGGGAGGCCGCCACCTTAGGGGTGTACTTGCATGGACTGGCAGCGGACTTTCTTGCCCAAAACGAGCCGTATGGATACACCGCCACCGAGGTTGCCCAAGCCCTGCCCAGGGTACTTGGCAGTCTCATGAACAACAAATCAAAGGAGCATTTATGCTAA